One window of the Opisthocomus hoazin isolate bOpiHoa1 chromosome 12, bOpiHoa1.hap1, whole genome shotgun sequence genome contains the following:
- the RPGRIP1L gene encoding protein fantom isoform X8, whose product MMFERYAMSISADETVGDLPVRDVGLTLAGIGGLQESSNTRNIKARQAVLRITRKELEDRFLRLRDENILLKQHANKQEDKIKRLSTKLIRLVNDKKRSEQVGGGPKRLGRAVELEEMIEHLQERICELEKHNESLHSKLIATKQQLQIQGHRPCPYSYVQSRINTGLKKVSEAAGMPEQTKKGMKFQDLEVRSPNIVLPRYVQSLLEDPRSEIRNLETVIESQKEHIEELERAREILVSQLRRKEKENEVSILQLKEQETTSQRLNIRDNVEMIKVRKQLAEKSNALSAMEGKFLQLEENQRNLKMSHDALIAKSDELNQQLKEERLKCLHLEKELQSVTIANRRTEELQERINDLETEKELLRENYDKLYSSVFSMTHEKQWKLKEQELKLQIAKLETALESGLADKNEILDKIKVERGRRYRCGRTQ is encoded by the exons ATGATGTTTGAAAG GTATGCCATGTCTATTTCAGCTGATGAGACTGTGGGGGACCTGCCTGTGAGAGATGTAGGTCTAACTCTAGCTGGAATTGGAGGATTACAAG AATCATCAAATACACGGAATATAAAAGCTCGACAAGCTGTATTACGAATCACTCGAAAGGAACTGGAAGACAGATTTCTTCGTTTACGTGATGAGAACATCTTACTCAAACAACATGCAAATAAGCAAGAGGACAAAATTAAAAG ATTGTCCACCAAGTTAATACGGCTTGTTAATGATAAAAAAAGGTCTGAACAGGTTGGTGGCGGCCCCAAGCGGCTGGGTCGGGCTGTGGAGCTCGAAGAAATGATAGAGCATTTGCAAGAGAGAATTTGTGAGCTTGAGAAACATAACGAGAGCCTCCACAGCAAACTCATTGCAACTAAACAACAGCTCCAGATTCAAGGCCATAGGCCTTGCCCATACAGCTATGTTCAATCTCGTATTAACACTGGTCTCAAGAAAGTGAGCGAGGCTGCTGGCATGCCGGAGCAGACAAAGAAAG gaaTGAAATTTCAGGATTTAGAAGTGAGGTCACCTAACATTGTGCTCCCAAGATACGTCCAGAGTCTGCTTGAGGACCCAAGGAGTGAAATAAGAAATTT GGAGACTGTGATTGAGTCCCAGAAGGAACACATTGAGGAACTAGAACGTGCCCGTGAGATACTTGTGAGTCAGctaagaaggaaagagaaggaaaatgaagtaTCAATCCTACAGCTGAAAGAACAAGAAACAACAAGCCAAAG ACTAAACATTCGGGACAATGTGGAAATGATCAAGGTCCGTAAACAGCTGGCTGAGAAAAGCAATGCGCTTTCAGCAATGGAAGGAAAATTTCTCCAGCTTGAAGAG AACCAAAGGAACTTGAAGATGAGCCATGATGCTTTAATAGCAAAAAGTGATGAACTGAATCAACAGCTTAAAGAGGAGCGGTTAAAGTGCCTCCATCTTGAAAAAGAATTACAGTCAGTGACTATTGCAAACCGAAGGACAGAAGAG TTACAGGAAAGAATAAATGATCTAGAAACAGAGAAGGAACTCTTGAGGGAAAACTATGATAAGCTGTATAGCAG TGTCTTCAGTATGACCCATGAAAAGCAATGGAAATTAAAGGAACAGGAACTGAAGCTGCAAATTGCTAAACTAGAGACTGCTCTTGAATCTGGTTTAGCAGACAAAAATGAAATCCTTGACAAGATCAAAGTAGAAAGAG GAAGGCGATATCGATGTGGCAGAACTCAGTGA
- the RPGRIP1L gene encoding protein fantom isoform X9: MMFERYAMSISADETVGDLPVRDVGLTLAGIGGLQESSNTRNIKARQAVLRITRKELEDRFLRLRDENILLKQHANKQEDKIKRLSTKLIRLVNDKKRSEQVGGGPKRLGRAVELEEMIEHLQERICELEKHNESLHSKLIATKQQLQIQGHRPCPYSYVQSRINTGLKKVSEAAGMPEQTKKGMKFQDLEVRSPNIVLPRYVQSLLEDPRSEIRNLETVIESQKEHIEELERAREILVSQLRRKEKENEVSILQLKEQETTSQRTKGT, translated from the exons ATGATGTTTGAAAG GTATGCCATGTCTATTTCAGCTGATGAGACTGTGGGGGACCTGCCTGTGAGAGATGTAGGTCTAACTCTAGCTGGAATTGGAGGATTACAAG AATCATCAAATACACGGAATATAAAAGCTCGACAAGCTGTATTACGAATCACTCGAAAGGAACTGGAAGACAGATTTCTTCGTTTACGTGATGAGAACATCTTACTCAAACAACATGCAAATAAGCAAGAGGACAAAATTAAAAG ATTGTCCACCAAGTTAATACGGCTTGTTAATGATAAAAAAAGGTCTGAACAGGTTGGTGGCGGCCCCAAGCGGCTGGGTCGGGCTGTGGAGCTCGAAGAAATGATAGAGCATTTGCAAGAGAGAATTTGTGAGCTTGAGAAACATAACGAGAGCCTCCACAGCAAACTCATTGCAACTAAACAACAGCTCCAGATTCAAGGCCATAGGCCTTGCCCATACAGCTATGTTCAATCTCGTATTAACACTGGTCTCAAGAAAGTGAGCGAGGCTGCTGGCATGCCGGAGCAGACAAAGAAAG gaaTGAAATTTCAGGATTTAGAAGTGAGGTCACCTAACATTGTGCTCCCAAGATACGTCCAGAGTCTGCTTGAGGACCCAAGGAGTGAAATAAGAAATTT GGAGACTGTGATTGAGTCCCAGAAGGAACACATTGAGGAACTAGAACGTGCCCGTGAGATACTTGTGAGTCAGctaagaaggaaagagaaggaaaatgaagtaTCAATCCTACAGCTGAAAGAACAAGAAACAACAAGCCAAAG AACCAAAGGAACTTGA
- the RPGRIP1L gene encoding protein fantom isoform X7, with the protein MMFERYAMSISADETVGDLPVRDVGLTLAGIGGLQESSNTRNIKARQAVLRITRKELEDRFLRLRDENILLKQHANKQEDKIKRLSTKLIRLVNDKKRSEQVGGGPKRLGRAVELEEMIEHLQERICELEKHNESLHSKLIATKQQLQIQGHRPCPYSYVQSRINTGLKKVSEAAGMPEQTKKGMKFQDLEVRSPNIVLPRYVQSLLEDPRSEIRNLETVIESQKEHIEELERAREILVSQLRRKEKENEVSILQLKEQETTSQRLNIRDNVEMIKVRKQLAEKSNALSAMEGKFLQLEENQRNLKMSHDALIAKSDELNQQLKEERLKCLHLEKELQSVTIANRRTEELQERINDLETEKELLRENYDKLYSSVFSMTHEKQWKLKEQELKLQIAKLETALESGLADKNEILDKIKVERDQKEKLMQENKDLQLCYLEHKKQLEELKNLVKFLTKEGDIDVAELSEALSLIKIQKQQKNGDLMFLEKVDDDIHKDVKRSMRELQVTHAETVQELEKTRNMLIVQHKINKDYQPKACAASVQTSLRSPFYVQIFFRLK; encoded by the exons ATGATGTTTGAAAG GTATGCCATGTCTATTTCAGCTGATGAGACTGTGGGGGACCTGCCTGTGAGAGATGTAGGTCTAACTCTAGCTGGAATTGGAGGATTACAAG AATCATCAAATACACGGAATATAAAAGCTCGACAAGCTGTATTACGAATCACTCGAAAGGAACTGGAAGACAGATTTCTTCGTTTACGTGATGAGAACATCTTACTCAAACAACATGCAAATAAGCAAGAGGACAAAATTAAAAG ATTGTCCACCAAGTTAATACGGCTTGTTAATGATAAAAAAAGGTCTGAACAGGTTGGTGGCGGCCCCAAGCGGCTGGGTCGGGCTGTGGAGCTCGAAGAAATGATAGAGCATTTGCAAGAGAGAATTTGTGAGCTTGAGAAACATAACGAGAGCCTCCACAGCAAACTCATTGCAACTAAACAACAGCTCCAGATTCAAGGCCATAGGCCTTGCCCATACAGCTATGTTCAATCTCGTATTAACACTGGTCTCAAGAAAGTGAGCGAGGCTGCTGGCATGCCGGAGCAGACAAAGAAAG gaaTGAAATTTCAGGATTTAGAAGTGAGGTCACCTAACATTGTGCTCCCAAGATACGTCCAGAGTCTGCTTGAGGACCCAAGGAGTGAAATAAGAAATTT GGAGACTGTGATTGAGTCCCAGAAGGAACACATTGAGGAACTAGAACGTGCCCGTGAGATACTTGTGAGTCAGctaagaaggaaagagaaggaaaatgaagtaTCAATCCTACAGCTGAAAGAACAAGAAACAACAAGCCAAAG ACTAAACATTCGGGACAATGTGGAAATGATCAAGGTCCGTAAACAGCTGGCTGAGAAAAGCAATGCGCTTTCAGCAATGGAAGGAAAATTTCTCCAGCTTGAAGAG AACCAAAGGAACTTGAAGATGAGCCATGATGCTTTAATAGCAAAAAGTGATGAACTGAATCAACAGCTTAAAGAGGAGCGGTTAAAGTGCCTCCATCTTGAAAAAGAATTACAGTCAGTGACTATTGCAAACCGAAGGACAGAAGAG TTACAGGAAAGAATAAATGATCTAGAAACAGAGAAGGAACTCTTGAGGGAAAACTATGATAAGCTGTATAGCAG TGTCTTCAGTATGACCCATGAAAAGCAATGGAAATTAAAGGAACAGGAACTGAAGCTGCAAATTGCTAAACTAGAGACTGCTCTTGAATCTGGTTTAGCAGACAAAAATGAAATCCTTGACAAGATCAAAGTAGAAAGAG aCCAAAAGGAAAAGCTGATGCAAGAGAACAAAGACCTGCAGTTATGCTACCTGGAACATAAGAAACAACTAGAAGAACTGAAAAATCTCGTGAAGTTTTTGACCAAG GAAGGCGATATCGATGTGGCAGAACTCAGTGAAGCCCTGTCGCTTATAAAG attcaaaagcagcagaagaatggGGACCTTATGTTTTTGGAAAAAGTAGATGATGATATCCATAAAGATGTCAAACGCTCCATGCGGGAGCTGCAAGTAACACATGCAGAAACAGTGCAAGAACTGGAAAAGACAAGGAATATGTTAATTGTGCAGCACAAAATTAACAAAGATTACCAG CCAAAAGCATGTGCAGCATCAGTGCAGACAAGCCTCAGAAGTCCTTTTTACGTGcaaatttttttcagactgaagtAG